In one window of Nitrospiraceae bacterium DNA:
- a CDS encoding thiazole synthase, whose translation MDTTNDRLVIAGREFKSRLWVGTGKYKNFVETQKAIEVSGAEVVTVAVRRVNITDRSKENLLDYLDPKKYIILPNTAGCYTVEDAVRYARLARAAGVSDLVKLEVIGDEKTLFPDTAGLIEAAKILVKEGFVVLPYTNDDPIVAQRLVDIGCPAVMPLAAPIGSGLGIRNPYNLKIIMETVKVPVIVDAGVGTASDAALAMEYGADAVLMNTAIAGAKDPIAMAEAMKYAVWAGRLAYKAGRIPRKLYATASSPIEGML comes from the coding sequence ATGGATACGACCAACGATCGTTTGGTGATTGCCGGACGGGAATTCAAGTCCCGTCTGTGGGTGGGCACCGGAAAGTATAAGAACTTCGTCGAGACGCAGAAGGCAATCGAAGTGTCCGGCGCCGAGGTTGTGACGGTTGCCGTGCGTCGTGTGAATATCACGGATCGGTCAAAGGAGAATCTGCTCGACTACCTCGATCCGAAGAAGTACATCATCCTGCCGAACACGGCGGGCTGTTATACGGTGGAGGACGCGGTACGCTACGCGCGATTGGCTCGGGCGGCCGGCGTCTCAGACTTGGTGAAATTGGAAGTCATCGGCGATGAGAAGACGCTTTTCCCGGATACGGCCGGCCTGATCGAAGCCGCAAAAATTCTGGTGAAGGAAGGCTTCGTTGTTTTGCCCTATACGAACGATGACCCGATTGTGGCCCAGCGGTTGGTCGACATCGGCTGCCCGGCTGTGATGCCTTTGGCTGCGCCCATCGGATCCGGCCTCGGGATTCGCAACCCTTACAATCTGAAAATTATCATGGAGACCGTGAAGGTGCCGGTCATCGTGGATGCCGGAGTCGGGACGGCTTCGGATGCCGCGCTGGCGATGGAGTATGGTGCCGATGCGGTGTTGATGAACACCGCGATTGCCGGAGCAAAGGATCCGATCGCCATGGCCGAAGCCATGAAATATGCCGTGTGGGCCGGTCGGCTTGCCTACAAGGCCGGACGTATTCCGAGAAAGCTCTATGCGACGGCGAGCAGCCCTATCGAGGGCATGCTCTAG
- the thiS gene encoding sulfur carrier protein ThiS, with protein sequence MKIQVNGESRGISDGQTVAALLRELDIRTDRVAVELNLEILDRKDFDTRGLRDGDRVEILSFIGGGAG encoded by the coding sequence ATGAAAATCCAGGTCAACGGGGAATCGCGAGGTATCAGCGACGGACAGACCGTCGCGGCGCTCCTTCGCGAGTTGGATATCCGGACGGACCGGGTCGCGGTCGAGTTGAATCTGGAAATTCTCGATCGGAAGGATTTTGACACCCGTGGCCTCCGCGATGGAGACCGCGTGGAAATTTTAAGCTTCATCGGTGGCGGAGCGGGGTAA
- a CDS encoding histidinol-phosphatase — protein sequence MAQSEQIHQLAQLFRAMADLLAARRANPYRVRAYRRAADSLMALEGDVAEMARQDQLEDIPGIGRDLADKIREFLATGTLRAYEELKTPLPKEVEDWATLPGLSNALVSYLYMRLGIRTLDDLQALVKSHLLRTLPGFTGTEESLLDAIGERQASASTTKPAEAP from the coding sequence ATGGCCCAGAGCGAACAGATCCATCAACTCGCCCAACTCTTTCGCGCCATGGCGGACCTGCTGGCGGCCAGGCGGGCCAATCCCTATCGGGTTCGCGCCTACCGCCGGGCGGCGGACTCATTGATGGCCTTGGAAGGTGACGTCGCGGAGATGGCCAGGCAAGATCAGCTGGAAGACATTCCGGGAATCGGCCGCGACCTTGCCGATAAGATCCGAGAGTTCCTTGCGACCGGCACGCTGCGGGCGTACGAAGAACTCAAAACGCCCTTGCCCAAGGAAGTGGAAGACTGGGCAACGCTGCCGGGCCTCTCCAATGCCCTGGTGAGCTACCTCTACATGCGGCTGGGCATCCGCACCCTGGACGACCTGCAAGCCCTGGTCAAATCTCACCTGCTTCGGACGCTGCCGGGATTTACCGGAACGGAAGAGTCGTTACTCGACGCAATCGGAGAACGACAAGCTTCCGCCTCGACTACGAAACCGGCCGAAGCTCCTTGA
- a CDS encoding S41 family peptidase, with amino-acid sequence MEQQRSRRWLYLLLMVMLSLGIGLFVEKGLERTGHASETYEELRTFTEVLQQVQKHYVDETKSKDLVQGAIRGMLSTLDPHSAYMTPEMYKEMQVETKGEFGGVGIQIGVKENRLAVIAPIEGTPAFRAGIKAGDYITKVNDEPTKDLTLMDAVQKMRGPRGTKVNLTIQRDGTPDPLMFSLVRDTIKIESVKFKVIDNTIGYVRLTQFQEATGKDLTRALKHFKEQKVQGTILDLRNNPGGLLTAAVDVSEQFVGNGKLIVYTKGREGKKDEWFSKTKETLEDSPMIVLVNEGSASASEIVAGALQDWGRAVIVGSTSFGKGSVQTILPLGDGSGLRLTTAKYYTPKGRSIQSTGITPDIVVKAQQQVAAKEKDGKEADPKSAKAPSPAKEPATPSKPADDTHKNGTGAPAQSADAAGDVPLEDDVQLQKAVELLKTWKIFKELRPVS; translated from the coding sequence ATGGAACAGCAGCGCAGCCGGCGGTGGTTGTACCTCTTGCTGATGGTCATGTTGTCCTTGGGCATCGGCCTCTTCGTCGAGAAGGGGTTGGAGCGGACCGGCCATGCGTCCGAAACCTATGAGGAACTCCGGACGTTTACCGAGGTCCTGCAACAAGTGCAAAAGCACTATGTGGACGAGACCAAGAGCAAGGATCTGGTGCAGGGGGCTATTCGCGGGATGCTGTCGACCTTGGATCCCCACTCCGCTTATATGACCCCCGAGATGTATAAGGAAATGCAGGTCGAGACGAAGGGTGAGTTCGGCGGCGTCGGTATTCAGATCGGCGTGAAAGAGAACCGCCTGGCGGTGATCGCCCCGATCGAAGGCACGCCGGCCTTCCGCGCCGGCATCAAGGCCGGCGACTACATCACCAAGGTCAACGACGAGCCGACGAAGGACCTGACCCTCATGGATGCCGTGCAGAAGATGCGCGGACCTCGCGGGACCAAGGTCAACCTCACGATTCAGCGCGACGGCACCCCGGATCCGCTCATGTTCTCGTTGGTGCGCGATACCATCAAGATTGAGAGCGTGAAATTCAAGGTGATCGATAACACGATCGGCTATGTCCGGTTGACTCAGTTCCAAGAGGCGACGGGTAAGGATCTCACACGGGCGCTGAAACACTTCAAGGAGCAGAAGGTACAGGGCACCATTCTGGACCTGCGGAACAACCCCGGAGGTCTCCTGACCGCCGCAGTGGATGTATCCGAGCAGTTCGTCGGGAACGGGAAACTGATCGTCTATACGAAGGGGCGAGAAGGCAAGAAGGACGAGTGGTTCTCTAAGACGAAGGAGACCCTTGAAGACTCTCCCATGATCGTGCTGGTGAATGAGGGATCAGCCAGCGCATCGGAGATCGTAGCCGGTGCCTTGCAAGATTGGGGACGCGCGGTGATTGTCGGGTCGACGTCGTTTGGCAAGGGTTCCGTCCAGACGATCCTTCCGCTCGGTGACGGATCCGGCCTTCGATTGACGACGGCCAAATACTACACACCCAAAGGACGTTCCATTCAGTCCACCGGCATCACGCCGGATATCGTCGTCAAGGCGCAGCAGCAGGTTGCCGCAAAAGAGAAGGACGGCAAAGAGGCCGATCCGAAGTCGGCAAAGGCGCCGTCGCCCGCCAAAGAACCGGCCACGCCGTCCAAACCGGCTGATGACACGCACAAGAACGGAACCGGTGCACCGGCTCAGAGCGCCGATGCGGCTGGCGATGTGCCCCTCGAAGACGACGTCCAATTGCAGAAGGCGGTTGAACTGTTGAAGACCTGGAAGATCTTCAAGGAGCTTCGGCCGGTTTCGTAG